A window of Yoonia sp. SS1-5 genomic DNA:
GCATGTCCCGCGATCCCCCAAGCAGATTGCCGATAGCGCCATTGATGCGGCCAAGGCGGGCGCGGCGGTTGTTCATTGTCATGTGCGCGATCCTGAAACGGGGGTGCCATCGCGCGATCTGGCATTGTATCGCGAAGTCACCGACCGCATCCGCGCTGCCGAGGTCGATGTTGTCCTGAACCTGACGGCCGGCATGGGGGGCGACATGGTCTTTGGCGGGGTCGAGCAACCGCTGCCGACTGTCGCCGGGACGGATATGGTGGGCGCGACAGAGCGTGTGGCCCATATTGCCGCCTGCCGGCCCGAGATCTGTACGCTTGATTGCGGAACGATGAATTTCGCCGAAGCTGATTATGTAATGACCAATACGCCGGGCATGTTGACGGCGATGGGCCGGATGATGACGCAGCTTGGCGTCAAGCCCGAGATCGAAGCGTTTGATACAGGCCATCTATGGTATGCCAAGCAGCTGGTGGCGGATGGCGTATTGGATGCGCCTGCGCTGGTGCAGCTGTGCATGGGGGTGCCATGGGGCGCGCCGGATGACCTCAATACGTTTATGGCCATGGTCAATAACGTCCCGCCTGACTGGACATTCTCGGCCTTTGGGCTGGGAAGATCGCAGATGCCTTATGTTGCTGCCGCTGTTCTTGCAGGCGGCAATGTGCGGGTCGGGCTGGAAGACAACCTGATGCTGGACCGGGGTGTGCTGGCCACAAATGCCCAACTGGTGACCCGGGCGGTCGGCATTATCGAGGGGCTTGGCGCCACGGTCATCGGCCCCGCGGAGGTCCGTGCCAAGCTGGGCCTGACCAAGCAGTCCCCGGCATGAGGGCGCTTGCACTTTGTCTGGGCCTTGCGGCCTGTGGTTTGCCCGGCGAAGATGTCGGCGGCCTGTTAGAGGTCTATCGCGACACCGAGGTGCCAATATCTTCGCAAGCGGTCTTTGACCCCGCACGCTATACCGGGCTGTGGTACGAGGTTGCCCGCTTTCCGGTCCCGTTCGAAGCCGGATGTGTCGGGGTGACCGCCGAATATGGCTTGCGGTCGGATGGGACGGTCTCGGTGCTGAACACCTGCCGCAATCCCGATGGCAGCATCAAATCAACCATTGCCGGCAGCGCCGAAATCGTGGGTCCCGGCCGTTTGAAGGTCAGTTTCCCGACGGTACCTTTCGGCGCCGCGGATTACTGGGTTCTTTGGGTGGATGCGGACTACCGGACGGCTGTCGTTGGCGCACCAAATGGCCGGTCCGGCTGGATTTTGAACCGTGATCCGGAGATCCCGCCCGACCGGTTGGCCGCGGCCCGTAGCGTTTTGGCTTTCAACGGGTATAAGCTGGATCGACTGATGGAGGTGGCGCAATGAAACGTCTGGTTGTGGGCTTTGTGATTTTGCTTGCCGGTTGCGATGGGGTTCCCCTTGGCGGCGGTGGCGGGCTTGGTGTTGGGTCGGACGGCGGCAGACAGGAATTCATGGTCATCGGCAACCGCATGACGTTCGAGCAATGTCGCGCCCGGGGTGGGCTGATTATTCGCGATGCGGCCACCAGAATGATTGCCTGCGATCCCACAATCCGGCGCGAGCCTGTGCCAGCGGACGAGTTTGACAATCCGGCCAACCCGCCAGCCGCAACCTGACATGACGCAAGTGGCAGCGATCATCGGCGGCGGCGTCATCGGTGGCGGTTGGGCGGCGCGTTTCTTGCTGATGGGTTGGGATGTTCGCGTCTTTGATCCTGATCCGGAGGCACAGCGCAAAATCGGCGAGGTGATCGACAATGCGCGCCGATCATTGCCCGGGCTGTCGGATGTGGCGCTGCCCCCCGAGGGGACCCTGCAGTTTCACGACACGATTTCTGACGCGGTCGCAGATGCGACATGGATCCAGGAAAGCGTGCCAGAGCGGCTGGAGCTCAAGCGCAAGGTGTTTCAGACCGTGCAGTCCCATTGCGCCCATGATGCGGTGATCGGGTCATCGACCAGCGGGTTCAAGCCGTCGCAATTGCAGGGATGCGCCACCCGTCCCGATCAGATTATCGTCACCCATCCTTTTAACCCGGTCTATCTGCTGCCCTTGGTCGAACTGGTCGGCACGTCGCAAAACCCGGATGCGTTTCTGGATCGGGCCAAGGCCGTCTTGACCGGTCTGGGGATGTATCCATTGCAGGTTCGGGCCGAAATTGATGCCCATATCGCGGATCGCTTTCTCGAAGCTGTCTGGCGCGAGGCGTTATGGCTGATCAAGGACGGGATTGCCACCACGCAAGAGATTGACGACGCGATCCGCTATGGTTTCGGCCTGCGCTGGGCGCAGATGGGGCTGTTCGAAACCTACCGGATTGCCGGTGGTGAGGCGGGCATGCGCCACTTCATCGAACAATTTGGACCAGCCCTAGCCTGGCCGTGGACCAAGTTGATGGATGTACCCGAGCTGACCGAAGACCTGATCGCCCAGATTGCCGGACAGTCCGATGCGCAATCAGGGCAGTATTCAATCCGCGATCTGGAGCGGGCGAGGGATGACAACCTGGTGACCATCCTGCGTGGATTGAAGGCGCAGAATTGGGGGGCGGGCGCGCTGCTTAACCGCCATGACGCGGCGGTAGAAGGCGCGATCGTACTGCCCGATGATCTGTCACACCCGATCGTCACGGTGAAACGGGCCATCCCGCTCGACTGGACGGACTATAATGGCCATATGAACGAGGCGCGGTATTTGCAGGCTTTTGGCGACGCGACCGACCGGATGATGATCCTTGTTGGCTGTGACGCAGATTATATCGCCGCCGGGCAAAGCTATTTCACCGCCGAGACCCATATTCGCCATCTGGGCGAGGCCAAGGCGGGCGCGGTCATCCGGATTACAACGCAGGTCCTGCAGGGGCAGGGTAAGAAGATGCACTTGTTCCACCAGATGTTTGCGGGCGACCAGCTGATTGCGACAGGTGAACATATGATGATCCATGTCAGCTTGCAGACGCGACGGGCCTGCCTGCCCAGTACGTCACTCGCGCAGACGCTGGGCCGGATCGCCGCGGCCCATGCGGCACTGCCCCGACCCGCGGGCGTGGGCAAGGCGGTTGGTGTAAAAGGGTGATCGGCCGCCGGCGCACGTGGCCCGACAAGAACCGGGTGACATAGATCATGGAACTCTGGATCCCGATCACACTTGGCGCTGCATTTGCGCAGACACTGCGTTTCATGCTGCAAAAACACTTGAAGTCCACGCAGCTGTCCACCGCTGGCGCGACCTTTGCGAGATTTGTGTATTCGGCCCCCTTGGTTGCCGTCATCGCAGTGGTCTATGCGCGCAGCAGCGGGCAGGGCAGCCCGCAGATCCCGGTTGCCTTTTGGCCCTATATGCTTGCCGGCGGGATTTCGCAGATTGTCGCAACCATGTGCGTGGTTGCGTTATTTGCCCATCGCAATTTCGCGGTCGGGATCACGTTCAAAAAGACCGAGGTCCTGCTCAGCGCGCTGGTTGGATTTGTTGTCCTGGGCGATGTCTTCACCCTGCCGGCGCTGGGAGCGATGGTCCTGGGGCTGGCAGGGGTCTTGCTGCTGTCTGATCCGCCGGGCGGTTCGGGACCATTGCATCAACGTATCTTCAACCGGGCCACGGCACTGGGGTTGGGGGCAGGGCTATTGTTCGGGGTCTCCGGCAACGGCTATCGAGGGGCGGCGCTGGCGCTGGAACATGGTGATTTCTTTTACCGGGCCATTGTCACACTGGCGTTTGTGACGGCCTTTCAAAGTCTGGCCATGGCGTTGTGGCTGGTCTGGCGCGAACGGGGGCAAATCACGGCCGTACTGGTCGCATGGCGGATCGCCGGGCTGGTCGGGCTGACCAGCATGATCGGGTCCATCTGCTGGTTTGCGGCCTTTACCCTGCAAAACGTGGCTTATGTAAATGCGCTTGGGCAGGTTGAGTTGTTGTTTTCAATTGTGATCGGCGCCGTCGTTTTCGGGGAACGTATCTCGGCCCGGGAATGGCAGGGGCTGTCACTGCTGACCCTCAGCGTCATTGCTTTGGTGCTGGCGATCTAGGGTTAAGACCCATTGGCCGGCTTACAACAGTTGTTTGCCGCCCAGCCTGCTGATCAGATGCGCCTCGTCATCGTTGCGAAAGAACGGGACGCTGGGCACCGGACCGCCGCGGGCGACATGGGTCATAAGCTCACCCAGAACAACCTGCGTAATAAAGGGCAGATCGAAATTGCGGGCGTCAGCCAGACGGATCCACTGCAGATGCGACAGCTCGTCCTCGGCGCCGCTGAAATCGTCAGGGTCCGTGGTCAGCTTGTCTGCATCGGCCAGAAAAAAGCGGGCGTCAAAGCGGCGGGGCCGGCCCTTTGGGGTGACGGCCCGAAAGAAGAATTCCAATGCCTGCCCATGTGGCCTGTGCCCGGTGGCGGCAAAGCCGCGCCAGCCCGGGGGGGCGTCGGGCCAATTGTCAGGTTGGCCAAGGATCTGGCCGGTTTCCTCCCAAAGCTCGCGGATGGCGGCGGCCACCAGCGCCTGCGCGGGCAAAGCGCTGTCGAGGGCCAGACGGGTTTCGCTGACAGCATCAAGACGACCAACGGGAATGGTGGCATCATTGACGTCTACCGCGCCACCCGGAAAGACGAATTTGCCGGGCATGAACGCAGCCGTTGCACCGCGCTGTCCCATCAACACGGCAGGATCGGTCCCCTGATCGCGGATGATGATCAGTGTCGCGGCGTCCCGAATGGCGGTTTTGTTCATCCCCTTACCCTTTTTCGCGGGTCAGGCAGAATGACCGAACCCATGCATGCGTCGGGCCCACTGAATGCCCACAACCATACCTTTCAACCTTGGCAGAAGATAAAGCGACAACGCAACCGCGCCAATTGCAAGGATCGTCGCCATTACCAGCGGATCAGGGCGCAGGTGAACCCACATGATATGCATCGCAAAACCAAGGATATGGGCAACCAGTAGGATCGTCAGATAGGCAGGGCCGTCATCTGCGCGGTGATGGTGCAGCGCCTCTTGGCATACCGGGCATTGGTCTGTGACCTTCAGGTAGCCTTCGAACATGGCGCCATCACCGCAATTGGGGCAGCGACGGCAAACGCCGTGCCACATGGCGGGTTTCATTGGCCGGTCGTCGCCTATTGTCTGTGCGTCGGACATTCGTAAGCTCCATTCTGTTAGAGGTCACATGGCCCAATGGGCACAATATTAAAAGGGTGGTGTGGCACTTTGCGCCAGCCTTGGGCTGATTTTTGTCATCCGTCTCAACTTTTTTGCGACATTCGCGACGGAATACCGACAGTGCGACGTTGAAGGAGGGTCAGCGCGGCAAAACTGGCTGCGCGATTGATCACAAATGAGGAAAGCAGATGAAAAAGACAGCAATGATGACAATGTTCGTATTGGCACTA
This region includes:
- a CDS encoding carnitine 3-dehydrogenase; this translates as MTQVAAIIGGGVIGGGWAARFLLMGWDVRVFDPDPEAQRKIGEVIDNARRSLPGLSDVALPPEGTLQFHDTISDAVADATWIQESVPERLELKRKVFQTVQSHCAHDAVIGSSTSGFKPSQLQGCATRPDQIIVTHPFNPVYLLPLVELVGTSQNPDAFLDRAKAVLTGLGMYPLQVRAEIDAHIADRFLEAVWREALWLIKDGIATTQEIDDAIRYGFGLRWAQMGLFETYRIAGGEAGMRHFIEQFGPALAWPWTKLMDVPELTEDLIAQIAGQSDAQSGQYSIRDLERARDDNLVTILRGLKAQNWGAGALLNRHDAAVEGAIVLPDDLSHPIVTVKRAIPLDWTDYNGHMNEARYLQAFGDATDRMMILVGCDADYIAAGQSYFTAETHIRHLGEAKAGAVIRITTQVLQGQGKKMHLFHQMFAGDQLIATGEHMMIHVSLQTRRACLPSTSLAQTLGRIAAAHAALPRPAGVGKAVGVKG
- a CDS encoding lipocalin family protein, which encodes MRALALCLGLAACGLPGEDVGGLLEVYRDTEVPISSQAVFDPARYTGLWYEVARFPVPFEAGCVGVTAEYGLRSDGTVSVLNTCRNPDGSIKSTIAGSAEIVGPGRLKVSFPTVPFGAADYWVLWVDADYRTAVVGAPNGRSGWILNRDPEIPPDRLAAARSVLAFNGYKLDRLMEVAQ
- a CDS encoding NUDIX domain-containing protein; the protein is MNKTAIRDAATLIIIRDQGTDPAVLMGQRGATAAFMPGKFVFPGGAVDVNDATIPVGRLDAVSETRLALDSALPAQALVAAAIRELWEETGQILGQPDNWPDAPPGWRGFAATGHRPHGQALEFFFRAVTPKGRPRRFDARFFLADADKLTTDPDDFSGAEDELSHLQWIRLADARNFDLPFITQVVLGELMTHVARGGPVPSVPFFRNDDEAHLISRLGGKQLL
- a CDS encoding DUF983 domain-containing protein yields the protein MSDAQTIGDDRPMKPAMWHGVCRRCPNCGDGAMFEGYLKVTDQCPVCQEALHHHRADDGPAYLTILLVAHILGFAMHIMWVHLRPDPLVMATILAIGAVALSLYLLPRLKGMVVGIQWARRMHGFGHSA
- a CDS encoding EamA family transporter, coding for MELWIPITLGAAFAQTLRFMLQKHLKSTQLSTAGATFARFVYSAPLVAVIAVVYARSSGQGSPQIPVAFWPYMLAGGISQIVATMCVVALFAHRNFAVGITFKKTEVLLSALVGFVVLGDVFTLPALGAMVLGLAGVLLLSDPPGGSGPLHQRIFNRATALGLGAGLLFGVSGNGYRGAALALEHGDFFYRAIVTLAFVTAFQSLAMALWLVWRERGQITAVLVAWRIAGLVGLTSMIGSICWFAAFTLQNVAYVNALGQVELLFSIVIGAVVFGERISAREWQGLSLLTLSVIALVLAI
- a CDS encoding 3-keto-5-aminohexanoate cleavage protein, with protein sequence MPLQMNRDVFITCAVTGSGSTQDRSPHVPRSPKQIADSAIDAAKAGAAVVHCHVRDPETGVPSRDLALYREVTDRIRAAEVDVVLNLTAGMGGDMVFGGVEQPLPTVAGTDMVGATERVAHIAACRPEICTLDCGTMNFAEADYVMTNTPGMLTAMGRMMTQLGVKPEIEAFDTGHLWYAKQLVADGVLDAPALVQLCMGVPWGAPDDLNTFMAMVNNVPPDWTFSAFGLGRSQMPYVAAAVLAGGNVRVGLEDNLMLDRGVLATNAQLVTRAVGIIEGLGATVIGPAEVRAKLGLTKQSPA